One Panicum virgatum strain AP13 chromosome 3N, P.virgatum_v5, whole genome shotgun sequence DNA segment encodes these proteins:
- the LOC120667555 gene encoding zinc finger MYM-type protein 5-like, translating to MSSRSRKYPSGNEKRKKRKREDEFIASQKGALDKFVKVNSNPSRNYEELAIIAVEEQINGGSEENIDIQEDDNNVSDPENIADPSATECASVDDQPVFSTDIYDPRNWENLDNKSRDILVEKGHIRQENLEFPLDDNSRHFSYACCSKKMSNWELHDRKWLVYSKDADRVFCFCCKIFKSNNNKSSNSLSGIGFRDWKHISERLKEHENSFEHITCMNTWKELKTRLSKQKTIEKDLQQQITKEKERLKQVLLRIVSIVKFIGKRNLAFRGSSEQLYNDNNGNFLACVEMVAEFDLVMQDSAGSPQTNLPLSAV from the exons ATGTCATCTAGAAGTAGAAAGTATCCATCAGGCaacgaaaaaagaaagaaaagaaaaagagaagatgaGTTCATAGCATCACAGAAAGGAGCCCTTGATAAATTTGTTAAGGTGAATTCAAACCCTTCAAGGAATTACGAGGAACTGGCCATAATTGCAGTGGAGGAACAAATTAATGGAGGTTCAGAAGAAAACATTGACATCCAAGAAGATGATAACAATGTGAGTGATCCTGAGAACATAGCTGATCCATCTGCTACAGAATGTGCTAGTGTTGATGATCAACCAGTTTTTAGTACTGATATCTATGATCCAAGAAATTGGGAAAATCTTGACAACAAATCAAGGGATATTTTAGTGGAGAAGGGGCATATAAGacaagaaaatcttgagttTCCTTTAGATGATAACTCAAGGCATTTTTCTTATGCTTGCTGTTCTAAAAAGATGAGCAACTGGGAGTTACATGATAGAAAATGGTTGGTTTATTCCAAGGATGCTGACAGAGTGTTTTGCTTCTGTTGTAAGATTTTCAAATCTAACAATAATAAGAGTTCAAATTCACTATCAGGCATTGGATTTAGAGATTGGAAGCATATTAGTGAGAGGCTGAAGGAACATGAAAATAGTTTTGAGCATATTACTTGCATGAACACTTGGAAGGAGTTAAAAACTAGATTGAGCAAGCAAAAAACAATTGAAAAAGATTTGCAACAGCAGATCACAAAGGAGAAAGAACGTTTGAAGCAAGTTCTACTGAGAATAGTTTCCATTGTAAAATTTATTGGCAAGCGCAATTTGGCTTTTAGAGGATCGAGCGAGCAGCTTTACAATGATAACAATGGTAATTTCTTAGCTTGTGTTGAGATGGTTGCAGAATTTGACTTGGTGATGCAagact ctgcCGGCTCCCCTCAGACGAATCTCCCTCTGTCTGCTGTGTAG